One genomic region from Microcystis panniformis FACHB-1757 encodes:
- a CDS encoding ABC transporter permease, with translation MEMLENLKMAFSALMANKLRSGLTMLGIAIGNASVIALVGVGEGAQKVAIEQFEALGPNVLFVSTSSRNVRRTIPNPRPLTYEDAQAIASQVPAIAAISPELSGKRILSFGNRTSNSPLIGVGAEYLNVRNRQLSKGRFIMESDLKRDNRVIVLGSELAKNLFGNRNPVGENLRIGNLSFQVIGVLQAKGSLFEANQDDRALIPLTTMSNQVQGRRAIYGIPLTHISVLAKNSAQIKAAQFQISNLLQMRHQVSDENYVQVFPQTAVLEMAKETNDSLTRMLASIASISLFVGGIGVMNIMLVSVTERTQEIGLRKALGAKEGDIKGQFLIESVILATTGGIIGIFVGIQGMYLAGIFAALTTSVSIPAIILALGVSSAIGLIFGVVPAHRAAKLDPIVALRRL, from the coding sequence ATGGAAATGCTCGAAAACCTGAAAATGGCTTTTTCCGCTTTGATGGCCAATAAACTGCGTAGTGGTCTGACCATGCTAGGAATTGCTATCGGTAACGCCTCCGTCATTGCCCTAGTGGGAGTGGGTGAAGGAGCGCAAAAAGTTGCTATCGAGCAGTTTGAAGCCCTCGGTCCGAATGTTTTATTTGTGTCCACCTCCTCGCGCAATGTCCGGCGGACAATTCCTAATCCCCGGCCGCTCACCTACGAAGACGCTCAAGCGATCGCATCTCAAGTTCCCGCCATTGCCGCCATTTCTCCCGAATTGAGCGGTAAAAGAATTTTATCCTTCGGTAATAGAACCAGTAATAGCCCCCTAATCGGGGTGGGAGCCGAGTACCTAAACGTGCGTAACCGTCAACTATCTAAAGGTAGATTTATTATGGAATCTGACCTGAAACGGGATAATCGGGTGATTGTCTTGGGATCGGAATTAGCCAAAAATCTCTTTGGTAATCGCAATCCCGTCGGCGAAAATCTTCGCATCGGCAATCTTAGTTTTCAAGTCATTGGAGTTTTACAGGCGAAAGGCTCCTTATTTGAGGCTAATCAGGACGATCGAGCTTTAATTCCCCTAACTACCATGTCTAATCAGGTTCAAGGCCGCAGAGCTATCTATGGCATTCCCCTGACTCATATTTCTGTCTTGGCCAAAAACTCTGCCCAAATTAAAGCCGCTCAGTTTCAGATTAGCAACCTGCTGCAAATGCGTCATCAGGTCAGCGACGAGAATTATGTGCAGGTTTTCCCCCAAACCGCAGTCTTAGAAATGGCCAAAGAAACTAACGATAGTTTAACTAGAATGTTAGCCTCGATCGCCAGTATTTCCCTTTTTGTCGGGGGAATCGGTGTCATGAATATTATGCTCGTGTCAGTCACGGAAAGAACCCAAGAAATCGGGTTAAGAAAGGCTTTAGGAGCGAAAGAAGGGGATATAAAAGGTCAATTTCTGATTGAATCGGTGATTTTAGCCACCACTGGCGGAATTATCGGGATTTTTGTCGGCATTCAAGGAATGTATCTAGCGGGAATTTTTGCTGCTTTAACCACCAGTGTCTCAATCCCTGCCATAATTCTCGCTTTAGGAGTTTCCAGCGCCATCGGTCTGATTTTCGGTGTTGTTCCCGCTCATCGTGCCGCTAAATTAGACCCAATCGTTGCTTTGAGAAGATTATAG